A single Carnobacterium inhibens subsp. inhibens DSM 13024 DNA region contains:
- a CDS encoding 16S rRNA (uracil(1498)-N(3))-methyltransferase, giving the protein MQRYFLKDDLTDYQKQTISITGENFHHMVKVMRMKVDHRVFLVTKNQQAFIAEISAINEKEVLLNWVEDDNREQELPVNVTIASGLPKGDKLDLIIQKGTELGASAFIPFSGAFSITKWDAKKAAKKVERLQKIAQEAAEQSHRTKVPMVQSLVSVKQLIELSEEYDTCLVAYEESAKVGEDQNFVKGLKKLSAGGKLLIVFGPEGGLSKEEIDAFIKNGFLPCALGPRILRTETAPLYALSAISYHFELLHK; this is encoded by the coding sequence ATGCAACGTTATTTTTTAAAGGATGATTTAACAGATTATCAAAAACAAACTATCTCCATCACAGGAGAGAACTTTCATCATATGGTAAAAGTGATGCGAATGAAAGTAGACCACCGCGTTTTTTTGGTAACGAAGAATCAGCAAGCTTTTATTGCTGAAATTAGCGCTATAAATGAGAAAGAAGTTCTTTTGAATTGGGTTGAAGATGACAATCGAGAACAAGAATTGCCGGTTAATGTAACGATTGCAAGCGGGTTGCCTAAAGGAGATAAATTGGATCTAATTATCCAAAAAGGGACGGAATTAGGAGCAAGTGCATTTATTCCGTTTTCAGGTGCTTTTTCAATTACCAAATGGGATGCTAAAAAAGCGGCTAAAAAAGTTGAACGATTACAAAAAATCGCACAAGAAGCAGCTGAACAGTCGCATCGTACAAAAGTTCCTATGGTTCAATCACTCGTTTCAGTGAAACAGTTGATTGAACTGAGTGAAGAATATGATACCTGCTTAGTCGCGTATGAAGAAAGCGCAAAAGTTGGAGAAGACCAAAACTTTGTTAAAGGATTAAAAAAATTATCAGCCGGCGGAAAACTGTTAATCGTATTTGGGCCAGAAGGCGGGTTGTCTAAAGAAGAAATCGATGCTTTCATAAAAAATGGCTTTTTACCTTGTGCATTAGGCCCACGAATTTTGAGAACTGAAACAGCTCCGTTATATGCATTATCTGCTATTTCGTATCATTTTGAATTGCTGCATAAATGA
- the prmA gene encoding 50S ribosomal protein L11 methyltransferase: MKWTELQIQTSNEAVDAVSNILIESGSQGVAIEDIQDFLNTPDDEFGEIWALDEADFSKEGVIIKAYFPDTLFLPELVPGIQQRIKSLETFGLTIAPNTLKIEEVTEENWATAWKKYYHPLQVTRFLTVVPSWEEYELKQADERVIRLDPGLAFGTGTHPTTILSLQALETYIRGNETILDVGTGSGVLSIASKALGAKHVHAYDLDDVAVKSAMDNIRLNDYAKDVTVKANDLLKGVTIEADIVVANILSEIIVPLIPEAYAVLKPGGLFLTSGIIEDKKELILSEQKKQGFTIIQVQQMKDWCSIVAKKPLAEDE, translated from the coding sequence ATGAAGTGGACTGAATTACAAATACAAACCTCAAATGAAGCGGTAGATGCTGTTTCGAATATCCTGATCGAATCAGGTTCACAAGGCGTGGCTATTGAGGATATACAAGATTTTTTAAATACGCCAGATGATGAATTTGGTGAAATTTGGGCATTAGATGAAGCTGACTTTTCTAAAGAAGGTGTTATTATCAAAGCCTATTTTCCAGACACTCTTTTTTTACCTGAATTGGTTCCTGGCATTCAACAAAGAATCAAATCTTTAGAGACTTTTGGTTTAACGATAGCGCCAAATACGTTGAAAATAGAAGAAGTAACAGAAGAGAACTGGGCAACTGCTTGGAAAAAATATTACCATCCTTTGCAAGTAACACGATTTTTAACTGTTGTTCCAAGTTGGGAAGAGTATGAACTAAAACAGGCAGATGAGCGTGTGATTCGTTTAGATCCAGGCTTAGCTTTCGGTACAGGAACTCATCCGACAACTATACTGTCCTTGCAAGCTCTTGAAACATATATTCGTGGAAATGAAACGATTTTAGATGTAGGAACAGGTTCAGGTGTATTAAGTATTGCCAGTAAAGCTCTAGGCGCCAAGCATGTTCATGCATATGATTTAGATGATGTTGCAGTAAAATCAGCCATGGATAATATTAGATTAAATGACTATGCTAAAGACGTTACTGTAAAAGCCAATGACTTGCTGAAAGGTGTAACGATCGAAGCAGATATTGTGGTAGCTAATATCTTGTCAGAAATCATTGTACCGCTTATACCAGAAGCTTATGCTGTTTTGAAGCCCGGTGGTTTATTTTTAACATCTGGAATTATTGAAGATAAAAAAGAACTCATTCTTTCTGAACAAAAGAAACAAGGTTTCACAATTATTCAAGTGCAACAAATGAAAGATTGGTGTAGTATTGTCGCTAAAAAACCGTTGGCGGAGGATGAATAA
- a CDS encoding DUF3013 family protein has product MAQETLIDYLGEALEESDFEFDWKLEWNKKQHAIEVYFSIFAEQKENNIIIEDIEGTATQNEIIQFEDAICFFDPKKSKIQMDNYLKAFPFDFKMGIEKGYIDAILKTLRIVVTEGQSDLLDFATDPTIEEFELNWNDMNFDGTIKTLKDTNRYSEEKLLYPKY; this is encoded by the coding sequence ATGGCACAAGAAACACTAATAGACTATTTAGGTGAAGCATTAGAAGAAAGTGATTTTGAATTTGATTGGAAATTAGAATGGAATAAAAAACAGCACGCTATTGAGGTTTATTTTTCAATTTTTGCTGAACAGAAAGAAAACAATATTATTATTGAAGATATTGAAGGAACAGCTACACAAAATGAAATCATTCAATTTGAAGACGCAATCTGTTTCTTTGACCCTAAAAAATCAAAGATTCAAATGGATAATTATTTAAAAGCTTTTCCATTTGATTTTAAAATGGGTATCGAAAAAGGATATATTGATGCCATACTTAAAACACTTCGGATAGTTGTAACGGAAGGACAATCTGATTTGTTAGACTTTGCGACTGACCCTACAATTGAAGAATTTGAATTAAATTGGAATGATATGAATTTTGACGGAACAATCAAAACGTTGAAAGATACCAACCGTTATAGTGAAGAGAAACTTCTTTATCCAAAATATTAA